A single genomic interval of Bacillus smithii harbors:
- the proC gene encoding pyrroline-5-carboxylate reductase: MTKNVLKEENNMKVVFIGAGSMAEAIIAGGLSQKALIKEEVIVTNRSNQKRLQELEEKYGISSCGRDRLDEALREADVVILAMKPKDAKEALEAIKPHVPSTVLVISVLAGVSISFIEETLEIPCAVVRAMPNTSAAIGQSATGIVLNRHVTEQQQKYTLNLFSAIGLTAIVEEDQIDAVTGLSGSGPAYIYYLVEAMEKAAAEIGLDEDTAKPLIIQTLLGAAKMLSTTGQKAEDLRKAVTSPGGTTEAGLRVLEERQMREAVIDCIKAATAQSKKLGLPFLKQISNR, encoded by the coding sequence TTGACTAAAAACGTTCTAAAGGAGGAAAACAACATGAAAGTCGTCTTTATCGGCGCCGGTTCTATGGCAGAAGCCATCATTGCCGGCGGACTCAGCCAAAAGGCACTGATAAAAGAAGAAGTAATTGTGACAAATCGATCCAACCAAAAACGTTTGCAAGAATTAGAGGAAAAGTACGGCATTTCCTCTTGTGGCCGGGACCGCCTTGACGAAGCTTTACGGGAAGCCGATGTCGTCATCTTGGCTATGAAACCAAAAGACGCCAAAGAGGCGCTGGAAGCGATCAAGCCTCACGTTCCTTCCACTGTACTTGTTATTTCCGTGCTTGCCGGTGTATCCATCTCTTTTATTGAGGAAACGTTGGAAATTCCTTGCGCCGTCGTCCGCGCAATGCCTAATACTTCAGCCGCAATCGGGCAATCAGCAACTGGAATCGTATTGAACCGCCATGTAACGGAGCAGCAGCAAAAATACACCTTGAATCTTTTCTCAGCCATTGGCTTAACGGCCATCGTAGAAGAAGATCAGATTGATGCCGTAACCGGTTTATCAGGAAGCGGCCCTGCTTATATTTATTATCTGGTAGAAGCGATGGAAAAAGCAGCCGCTGAAATCGGCTTGGATGAAGATACCGCCAAACCGTTGATCATCCAAACTTTATTAGGAGCAGCGAAAATGCTTTCGACAACCGGACAAAAAGCAGAAGATTTGCGCAAAGCAGTGACCAGTCCCGGCGGCACCACTGAAGCCGGCCTGCGCGTCTTGGAAGAAAGACAAATGAGAGAAGCTGTGATCGATTGCATCAAAGCCGCGACTGCTCAATCCAAAAAACTGGGACTTCCTTTTCTAAAACAAATATCCAACCGGTAA
- the namA gene encoding NADPH dehydrogenase NamA: MAVKLFEPYTVKNVTFKNRIVMSPMCMYSAENQQGFLEDWHYVHYTTRAVGQVGLIIVESTAVLPEGRISPKDLGIWSDDHIEGFAKLVSMVQKHGAKIGIQLGHAGRKADLEGDIYAPSAIAFNETSKTPKEMTKEDIQKTIRAFQEGARRAKEAGFDVIEIHAAHGYLINQFLSPLSNKRTDEYGGSAENRLRFLIETIKAVKEVWDGPLFVRVSANDYHEKGLTPDDYVEIAKQLKEQGVDLIDVSSGAVVPAKIHAYPGYQVPFAEKIKHGAGIAVGTVGLITSSIQAEEILQNDRADLVFLARELLREPYWPRKAAKELNAAIEAPVQYSRGW, encoded by the coding sequence ATGGCGGTAAAACTTTTTGAACCGTATACGGTGAAAAATGTAACCTTCAAAAACCGGATCGTCATGTCACCGATGTGCATGTATTCGGCTGAAAATCAACAAGGTTTTTTGGAAGACTGGCATTATGTCCATTACACAACTCGGGCAGTCGGCCAAGTCGGATTAATCATAGTAGAATCGACTGCCGTGTTGCCGGAAGGAAGAATTTCTCCTAAAGATTTGGGCATATGGAGCGACGACCATATTGAAGGCTTTGCCAAACTTGTTTCCATGGTCCAAAAACATGGAGCCAAAATCGGCATTCAATTAGGGCACGCGGGCAGAAAAGCCGATTTGGAAGGCGATATTTATGCGCCGTCAGCGATTGCCTTTAACGAAACATCCAAAACGCCGAAAGAAATGACAAAAGAAGATATACAAAAAACGATTCGCGCCTTTCAAGAAGGAGCAAGACGGGCCAAAGAAGCCGGTTTTGACGTAATTGAAATCCATGCGGCGCACGGATACTTAATCAACCAATTTCTTTCCCCGCTGTCCAACAAGCGGACGGACGAATATGGTGGTTCAGCGGAAAACCGCTTGCGTTTTCTAATAGAAACGATCAAAGCGGTGAAAGAAGTCTGGGATGGTCCTTTGTTTGTAAGGGTATCGGCTAACGACTACCACGAAAAAGGATTAACCCCTGACGACTACGTGGAAATTGCTAAACAATTAAAAGAACAAGGCGTGGACTTAATCGATGTCAGCTCTGGAGCAGTCGTTCCGGCCAAAATCCATGCTTATCCGGGCTATCAAGTGCCTTTTGCGGAAAAAATTAAACACGGCGCCGGAATAGCGGTTGGAACAGTAGGCTTGATTACTTCCAGCATTCAAGCCGAAGAAATCTTGCAAAATGATCGCGCCGATCTCGTTTTCCTCGCACGCGAATTGCTTCGCGAGCCTTATTGGCCACGCAAAGCCGCAAAAGAATTAAATGCTGCAATCGAAGCACCGGTTCAATACAGCCGAGGCTGGTAA
- the rnz gene encoding ribonuclease Z, giving the protein MELLFLGTGAGVPAKARNVSALALKLLAERGTVWLFDCGEGTQHQILRTSLKPRKIEKIFITHLHGDHIFGLPGLLGSRSFQAGETPLTVYGPKGIADFLRVSLEVSETRLRYPLIIEEIEEGIVFEDEQMIVETRLLEHGIPSYGYRITEKDKPGVLLVDKLKEMGIMPGPLYKKIKNGETVVLEDGRVIDGKEFVGPSKKGKVVAILGDTRPCQAAVDLAKDADMLVHEGTFSAESAEMAYEYFHSTTAQAAEIAKKANAKALCLNHVSSRYPVEEWDHLQKEAESIFQPTVLVHDFMEVKIEDITKKEG; this is encoded by the coding sequence TTGGAATTGTTGTTTTTAGGAACAGGAGCGGGTGTACCGGCCAAAGCAAGAAACGTCAGTGCCTTGGCTTTAAAACTCCTCGCTGAACGAGGAACGGTATGGTTGTTCGATTGTGGAGAAGGAACACAGCATCAGATTCTTCGCACATCGTTAAAACCGAGAAAAATTGAAAAAATTTTTATTACCCACTTGCACGGTGATCATATTTTCGGTCTTCCGGGGCTTTTGGGAAGCCGTTCGTTTCAGGCAGGGGAGACTCCTTTGACGGTATACGGACCTAAGGGTATTGCCGATTTCTTGCGCGTCAGCTTGGAGGTCAGCGAAACGAGGCTGCGCTATCCGCTCATCATTGAAGAAATTGAAGAGGGAATCGTTTTTGAAGATGAGCAAATGATCGTGGAAACACGGCTTTTGGAACACGGGATTCCATCGTACGGGTATCGGATTACAGAAAAGGATAAACCCGGTGTTTTGCTTGTAGATAAATTAAAAGAAATGGGAATTATGCCGGGGCCTCTTTATAAAAAAATAAAAAATGGCGAAACAGTTGTGCTCGAAGACGGCCGCGTCATCGACGGAAAAGAATTTGTCGGACCTTCCAAGAAAGGAAAGGTCGTCGCCATTCTTGGCGATACCCGTCCTTGCCAAGCTGCTGTAGATCTGGCTAAGGATGCGGATATGCTTGTTCATGAAGGCACATTTTCCGCTGAAAGTGCAGAGATGGCGTATGAATATTTTCATTCGACCACGGCTCAAGCAGCTGAAATTGCTAAAAAAGCGAATGCAAAAGCGTTGTGCTTAAATCATGTCAGCTCCCGTTATCCTGTGGAGGAATGGGATCACTTGCAGAAAGAAGCGGAATCGATTTTTCAGCCGACTGTATTGGTTCATGATTTTATGGAAGTCAAAATCGAAGACATCACAAAAAAGGAAGGCTAA
- the zwf gene encoding glucose-6-phosphate dehydrogenase, producing MKQSESPATLIMIFGATGDLAKRKLFPSLYHLFRKKKLSERFAVIGVARREWSKETFQSHVKDSVIASIGKVDNIDEFISHFYYQPHDVSDSESYVALKKLAQTLDEQYNLEGNRIFYLAMAPEFFGTIAEHLKKDGLTDTNGFTRLVIEKPFGHDLESAIELNKRIRTAFSESEIYRIDHYLGKVMVQNIEAIRFANALFEPLWNNRYISNIQVTSSETLGVEERGRYYENSGALRDMFQNHMLQMVALLAMEPPIKLTTDEIRSEKVKVLRALRPIKGDQVHEYFVRGQYGKGVINGKEVVAYREEPNVDPHSNTETFVAGKVMIDNFRWAGVPFYIRTGKRMATKSTKIVVQFKDVPMNLYYKMDQPLSPNLLVIHIQPEEGITLHLNTKQSGQSTGMIPIKLSFGNNSFDAINTPEAYEKLLYDAIRGDATNFTHWDEVSLSWRFVDEISEVWANTSAHFPNYEAGSMGPKEADQLLEKDGFFWWPIDRLDVDNCQ from the coding sequence GTGAAACAATCAGAATCTCCAGCAACTTTAATTATGATTTTCGGTGCAACAGGGGATTTAGCGAAGAGAAAGCTGTTTCCTTCTCTTTACCATCTATTTCGAAAAAAGAAATTATCAGAGCGATTTGCCGTCATTGGCGTAGCCAGAAGAGAATGGTCAAAAGAAACCTTCCAATCCCATGTAAAAGACTCCGTTATTGCTTCAATCGGAAAAGTGGACAATATCGATGAGTTTATTTCCCATTTTTATTATCAGCCTCATGATGTGTCAGACTCAGAGTCGTATGTTGCTTTGAAAAAGTTGGCACAAACATTGGATGAACAATACAACCTTGAAGGGAACCGGATCTTTTATCTGGCAATGGCTCCGGAATTTTTTGGAACGATCGCCGAACATTTGAAAAAAGACGGATTGACAGACACAAATGGATTCACCCGTCTCGTCATCGAAAAACCGTTTGGCCATGATTTAGAATCAGCCATCGAATTGAATAAACGAATTCGAACGGCCTTTTCCGAATCTGAGATCTATCGGATTGACCACTATTTAGGAAAAGTCATGGTGCAAAATATCGAAGCGATCCGCTTTGCTAATGCCCTTTTTGAACCATTATGGAACAACCGCTACATTTCAAACATCCAAGTGACTTCCAGCGAAACGCTGGGAGTAGAAGAACGAGGACGGTATTACGAAAACAGCGGTGCACTGCGCGATATGTTCCAAAACCATATGCTGCAAATGGTGGCGCTGCTTGCCATGGAACCACCGATTAAATTGACAACAGATGAAATCCGCAGCGAAAAAGTAAAAGTTTTGCGCGCGCTTCGTCCAATAAAAGGAGATCAAGTGCACGAGTACTTCGTCCGCGGCCAATACGGAAAAGGAGTCATTAATGGCAAAGAAGTGGTCGCTTATCGGGAAGAACCGAACGTCGATCCTCATTCCAATACTGAAACGTTTGTAGCCGGGAAAGTCATGATAGACAATTTCCGCTGGGCCGGCGTACCTTTTTACATTCGAACAGGAAAAAGGATGGCTACGAAATCAACGAAAATTGTCGTCCAATTTAAAGATGTCCCGATGAATCTTTATTACAAGATGGATCAACCATTGTCCCCTAATCTGCTTGTGATCCATATTCAGCCTGAGGAAGGAATCACCCTTCATTTAAACACAAAACAAAGCGGTCAGAGCACGGGCATGATTCCAATCAAACTAAGCTTTGGAAATAACAGTTTTGACGCCATCAACACGCCTGAAGCCTACGAAAAGCTTTTATACGATGCCATTCGGGGAGATGCGACCAACTTTACCCACTGGGATGAAGTTTCCCTCTCATGGCGTTTTGTCGATGAAATTTCTGAAGTATGGGCCAACACTTCCGCCCATTTCCCTAATTATGAAGCTGGTTCTATGGGACCGAAAGAAGCTGACCAACTGCTTGAAAAAGACGGATTCTTCTGGTGGCCTATTGATCGGCTTGATGTAGACAATTGTCAATAA
- a CDS encoding cyclase family protein has protein sequence MKIIDITAPIYEGMPVYKNKPEKQPSITTQTNGHVTESRICMDVHTGTHVDAPLHMMNDGKTIETISIEKLVRPCKVIDLTHVHEKITKSDVENADIQKDDFILLKTKNSFDKEFNFDFIYLAEDAARYLAEIGIAGVGIDSLGIERAQPEHPTHRALMDKDIVVIEGLQLADVEEGSYFMIAAPLNIQGTDASPARVLLLDNWK, from the coding sequence TTGAAAATTATTGACATAACTGCTCCAATTTATGAAGGAATGCCGGTTTATAAAAATAAGCCGGAAAAACAGCCATCGATTACCACTCAAACAAATGGCCATGTAACGGAGTCACGAATTTGCATGGACGTACATACCGGTACACATGTCGATGCTCCGCTCCATATGATGAACGACGGAAAAACGATTGAAACGATCTCGATCGAAAAACTCGTTCGTCCTTGCAAAGTGATCGATTTGACACATGTCCATGAAAAAATTACGAAATCAGATGTAGAAAATGCGGATATTCAAAAAGACGACTTTATTTTATTGAAAACGAAAAACTCGTTTGATAAAGAATTTAATTTTGATTTCATTTATCTTGCTGAAGATGCAGCCCGCTACTTGGCGGAAATCGGAATCGCCGGTGTCGGCATCGATTCCTTAGGCATAGAACGTGCTCAGCCGGAGCACCCCACTCATCGTGCTCTGATGGACAAAGACATCGTGGTCATCGAAGGACTTCAATTGGCGGACGTGGAAGAAGGGTCCTATTTTATGATTGCGGCCCCTTTAAATATTCAAGGAACGGATGCCTCTCCAGCCCGAGTTCTTTTGCTGGATAATTGGAAATAA
- a CDS encoding YueI family protein translates to MVGKKIDDVLKEGLYGKKELKPEERKRFLGTFRERVEGALTISQVQEPDIYPEVKEWIRKPGVRLLLNGKIDYSHISKYIRLANDQNISYTIIQNHEAETDIGLVVAHKHAVDKEMIWASKKKPASTEQKKKKNGLFSKIFK, encoded by the coding sequence GTGGTTGGAAAAAAGATCGATGACGTGTTAAAAGAAGGATTATACGGAAAAAAAGAATTGAAACCTGAAGAGCGAAAACGATTTTTAGGAACGTTTCGAGAACGCGTGGAAGGTGCCTTGACGATTAGCCAAGTACAAGAGCCGGACATCTATCCGGAAGTGAAAGAATGGATCCGAAAACCCGGCGTCCGCCTGCTTTTAAACGGAAAAATAGACTATTCTCATATTAGCAAATATATCAGACTGGCCAACGACCAAAACATTTCTTATACCATCATCCAAAATCATGAAGCAGAAACGGATATCGGCTTGGTAGTCGCTCATAAACACGCGGTCGACAAAGAAATGATTTGGGCATCCAAAAAGAAGCCAGCCTCTACAGAACAAAAAAAGAAAAAGAATGGCTTGTTTTCTAAAATCTTTAAATAA
- the pdxK gene encoding pyridoxine/pyridoxal/pyridoxamine kinase has product MSLKKTFTLAGSDSSGGAGLQADLKTFQELGVYGMTAITSIVAMDPKNNWHHNVFPVDVKTVEPQLETILSVGIDAMKTGMLGSVDIIELAARKIDEYHLDKVVIDPVMVCKGEDEVLQPENTDAMRELLLPRATIVTPNLFEAWQLAQTGPIKTIEDMKKAAVKIHELGAKNVVIKGGKQLQHEKAVDLFYDGQNFRVFESEKIDTTYNHGAGCTFAAAITAQLAKGSSVEEAVRFAKDFVHAAIEHGFKLNQYVGPVMHGAYTRFVSKATV; this is encoded by the coding sequence ATGAGTTTAAAGAAAACCTTTACGCTTGCTGGTTCGGATTCCAGTGGTGGAGCCGGTCTTCAAGCTGATTTGAAAACATTCCAAGAGCTGGGCGTCTATGGAATGACAGCCATTACTTCCATTGTTGCCATGGATCCAAAAAACAACTGGCATCATAACGTTTTTCCGGTGGATGTAAAAACGGTTGAACCGCAATTAGAAACCATTCTTTCCGTCGGGATTGACGCCATGAAAACGGGTATGCTCGGATCTGTCGACATTATTGAACTCGCCGCCCGTAAAATTGATGAATATCATTTAGATAAAGTCGTGATTGATCCGGTGATGGTATGTAAAGGAGAAGATGAAGTTCTTCAACCTGAAAATACAGACGCGATGCGCGAATTATTGCTGCCGCGTGCAACGATTGTCACTCCAAACCTTTTTGAAGCATGGCAATTAGCACAAACCGGCCCTATTAAAACGATTGAGGATATGAAAAAAGCGGCTGTGAAAATCCATGAATTAGGGGCCAAAAATGTCGTGATCAAAGGCGGAAAACAGCTGCAGCATGAAAAAGCTGTTGACTTATTCTACGATGGTCAAAACTTCCGTGTATTTGAATCGGAAAAAATTGATACCACTTATAATCACGGTGCAGGCTGTACTTTTGCCGCCGCCATCACAGCTCAACTAGCAAAAGGCAGCTCAGTGGAAGAAGCCGTCCGTTTTGCAAAAGATTTTGTTCATGCAGCAATTGAACACGGCTTTAAATTGAATCAGTATGTTGGCCCGGTTATGCACGGTGCTTATACCCGATTTGTTTCTAAAGCAACCGTATGA
- a CDS encoding Cof-type HAD-IIB family hydrolase, translated as MIRCIASDMDGTLLNSKQQISPANRDAIQLAQEQGVEFVIATGRSYQEAKEVLDEAGIRCTVIGLNGAEVRNEAGEITHRSVISAKTASQVADYLEKFGLYYEFFTNKGIFTEDYETSIEMLVDIFQSANPEVSEEEIRIHLKNRGDIRHIQNVYDSKEIFNDPSIRFFKILAFDKKESLFEELSTKLEYELDDIHVTSSGFRNIEINHISAQKGIALERFVKEKGISLQHTMAVGDNLNDLSMLERVGFPIAMGNAVQAVKNLCPYETSKNDEDGVAKAIHKILEICK; from the coding sequence ATGATTCGATGCATTGCATCTGATATGGACGGGACCTTATTAAACTCCAAACAACAAATTAGTCCGGCAAATCGTGACGCGATTCAATTAGCTCAAGAGCAAGGAGTCGAATTTGTGATTGCAACGGGGCGTTCTTATCAAGAAGCAAAAGAGGTTTTAGACGAAGCAGGGATCCGTTGTACAGTGATTGGGTTAAACGGTGCGGAAGTAAGAAATGAAGCAGGTGAAATTACTCATAGATCTGTCATTAGCGCCAAAACTGCCTCTCAAGTGGCGGATTATCTTGAAAAATTCGGGCTTTATTATGAATTTTTTACCAATAAAGGCATTTTTACAGAAGACTATGAAACAAGCATCGAAATGTTGGTGGATATTTTCCAATCGGCTAATCCCGAAGTTTCAGAAGAAGAAATCCGCATCCATCTTAAAAATCGCGGTGATATTCGACATATCCAAAACGTATACGACTCAAAAGAAATTTTCAATGATCCTTCCATTCGTTTTTTTAAAATATTGGCATTCGATAAAAAAGAGTCGCTGTTTGAAGAGCTCAGCACCAAGCTGGAGTATGAACTGGACGATATTCACGTGACGTCGTCAGGGTTTCGCAACATTGAAATCAACCATATCTCCGCACAAAAAGGTATTGCCTTGGAACGCTTTGTGAAAGAAAAAGGAATTTCTTTACAACATACGATGGCGGTGGGAGATAATTTGAATGACCTTTCGATGTTAGAAAGAGTCGGTTTTCCGATTGCGATGGGAAACGCGGTACAAGCAGTGAAAAATCTTTGTCCGTATGAGACAAGTAAAAACGATGAAGATGGCGTAGCCAAAGCGATACATAAGATTTTAGAAATCTGTAAATAA
- a CDS encoding DUF871 domain-containing protein has product MRGISIYLSDSISRHEGYIAKMKSAGFTSIFTSLQIPEENPDLSVKRLKELGELAKKYGMELTVDISPKSLKRLGCTWESIDRLTSWGLTGLRIDYGISEEIIVELSRKMKIALNASTLTKEGMRRLKSLGLCIENTEAWHNYYPRPETGLDRKDFSLQNDWLQKEGILVAAFIPGDEEKRGPLYSGLPTLEDHRYSSPFLAFLDLKINESVDKILIGDVRISEKALEQFSTFNQNIFLLRAKPFVQNDILQKDISVVQTNRVDAARDVIRSQESRENGLVGKPLLEPIHTIERKKGSITVDNLLYGRYRGEIQIVKRDLPADEKVNVIGKVIDEDLPLLPFIKGGTKFKIKWMDIE; this is encoded by the coding sequence ATGCGTGGAATATCGATTTACTTATCAGATTCAATCTCTCGTCATGAAGGATATATTGCCAAAATGAAATCAGCGGGCTTTACTTCGATCTTTACTTCTTTGCAGATTCCTGAAGAAAATCCGGATCTTTCTGTAAAACGTTTAAAAGAGCTGGGGGAATTGGCTAAAAAATATGGGATGGAATTAACGGTGGATATATCTCCGAAATCGCTCAAGCGTTTAGGCTGCACATGGGAATCAATAGACAGGCTTACGTCTTGGGGATTAACGGGTTTGCGCATCGATTACGGAATCAGTGAAGAGATCATCGTTGAATTATCTCGTAAAATGAAGATTGCTTTAAATGCAAGCACGTTAACAAAGGAGGGGATGAGACGCTTAAAGTCGTTAGGGCTATGCATTGAAAATACGGAAGCATGGCATAATTATTATCCTCGACCTGAAACGGGATTGGATAGAAAGGATTTTTCGCTGCAAAATGACTGGCTGCAAAAGGAAGGAATTCTTGTTGCGGCCTTTATTCCCGGAGATGAGGAAAAGAGAGGCCCTTTGTATTCAGGATTGCCGACATTGGAAGATCATCGCTATTCTTCACCTTTTTTAGCGTTTCTCGATTTAAAAATAAATGAGAGCGTTGATAAAATCTTGATCGGTGATGTTCGGATCAGCGAGAAAGCATTGGAACAGTTTTCTACATTCAATCAAAATATTTTTTTGCTGCGAGCGAAACCCTTTGTTCAAAATGATATCCTTCAAAAAGACATTTCTGTAGTGCAAACGAATCGAGTAGATGCAGCAAGAGATGTGATCCGTTCTCAAGAATCACGCGAAAATGGGTTAGTTGGTAAACCATTATTGGAGCCTATCCATACAATCGAGCGAAAAAAAGGGTCCATTACAGTAGATAATCTTCTGTATGGACGTTATCGAGGAGAGATTCAAATCGTAAAACGCGATTTGCCGGCAGATGAGAAAGTAAATGTAATCGGAAAGGTCATCGATGAGGATTTGCCCCTTTTGCCATTTATAAAAGGCGGAACAAAGTTTAAGATTAAATGGATGGACATCGAATAG
- a CDS encoding IS4 family transposase, whose protein sequence is MITNKDYFAQLPKEIKQGFSELNIGYHLRKANITKLSGYSCLTVFKLIFLLVFQYKNWFRAFMSKRSQDLPGKDTVYRFLNTPTYHWRKFLLSLSSEMIRLLQPLTSKDRVTAFVIDDSVFSRNRSKSVELLAKVFDHSTHQYLKGFQMLTLGWTDSFTFIPIDFALLSSPKKENRLQEINTNIDKRTSGYKRRQEALKSKPDVASALLDHALEKGIIADYVLMDSWFTQAPLIEKITNKGLFVIGLVKQLKQRYVYNGERFTLNQLYKLAKPHMGKKDIRGSVYATLDNGIPVKILFVRNRNKRSEWLAILSTDTTLENEEIIRIYGMRWDIEVFFKCNKSLLNLEKEFQGRSYDMLISHTTIVFTRYILIAWQMRKEEDPKTIGNLFYILCEDVKDIDFITALQSLIDLFQTLAEAEVSLNMDIFKNQMNKWLATIPNYIKQCLNISVCES, encoded by the coding sequence ATGATAACGAATAAAGACTACTTTGCGCAATTACCAAAAGAAATTAAACAAGGATTTTCCGAATTAAATATTGGATATCATTTAAGAAAAGCGAATATTACGAAACTTTCCGGGTATTCTTGTCTTACTGTTTTCAAACTGATTTTTCTTTTAGTCTTCCAATATAAGAACTGGTTTCGTGCTTTTATGAGTAAACGATCTCAGGATCTGCCCGGAAAGGATACAGTCTATCGCTTTTTAAATACACCAACCTATCATTGGAGAAAGTTTCTGCTTTCATTAAGCAGTGAAATGATCCGTCTGCTTCAACCATTAACTTCAAAAGATCGTGTCACAGCTTTTGTGATTGATGATTCTGTCTTTTCAAGAAACCGTAGTAAGTCGGTTGAACTGTTGGCTAAGGTTTTTGATCACTCTACCCATCAGTACTTGAAAGGGTTTCAAATGCTTACCCTTGGCTGGACCGATAGTTTTACTTTTATTCCCATTGATTTTGCTCTTCTAAGTTCACCGAAAAAGGAAAATCGCCTGCAAGAAATCAATACCAATATTGATAAACGAACATCTGGCTATAAGCGTCGCCAGGAAGCTCTGAAATCAAAACCGGACGTGGCTTCAGCTTTACTTGATCATGCGCTTGAAAAAGGGATTATAGCTGACTATGTTCTCATGGATTCCTGGTTTACACAAGCGCCTTTAATTGAGAAGATTACGAACAAAGGGTTATTTGTCATTGGCTTGGTGAAGCAATTAAAGCAGCGATACGTTTACAATGGTGAACGTTTCACACTGAATCAACTTTACAAATTGGCAAAACCTCACATGGGTAAAAAAGACATTCGCGGATCCGTTTATGCTACTTTAGACAATGGAATTCCAGTAAAAATTCTATTTGTACGAAACCGTAATAAACGGAGCGAATGGCTTGCCATTCTCAGCACAGATACAACATTAGAAAATGAAGAGATCATTCGTATTTACGGCATGCGTTGGGACATTGAAGTCTTCTTCAAATGCAATAAATCCCTTTTAAATTTAGAGAAAGAATTCCAGGGACGTTCCTACGACATGTTAATTAGCCATACAACCATTGTTTTTACACGATATATTCTCATTGCTTGGCAAATGCGAAAAGAGGAGGATCCTAAGACGATTGGCAACCTTTTTTACATCCTTTGCGAAGATGTAAAAGACATAGATTTTATTACTGCCCTTCAATCACTTATTGACCTTTTCCAAACTTTGGCGGAAGCCGAGGTTTCTTTGAACATGGACATCTTTAAAAATCAAATGAATAAATGGTTGGCCACTATACCTAATTATATCAAGCAATGCTTAAATATTTCTGTGTGCGAAAGTTGA